ACCCAAAACTGAGGTGAGATCGTGGAGCGAGCAAGCACGGGATCAAGTGATAGTGTGGAGAGTTATAAAGATATGTTAGGTCTTAATAAATTGTGAACTCATTTAATATCTATATTGTCCTgagttttattaatttaaatccatttattatatataactAACCCAAATAGTAACTTAACTCATTAAATATggattaagaaataaaattcatgatcCATTACGATGGGTCTAATTTGAATAGAGGTGATTGTTCGATAGATCCCAAGATTGGGCCAAGATTTTTGAATGAGCTTCACTTAGCTAAAATGTAATTTAAGCAAACGTCTTTGTAGACTCGCTGCGATTATTTTACACAATTGATTTAGTTAATGATATATCGTAATGTTAATGGAGAAAACGTATTGCTCCATAAATCAATTATCGCATACCAATCTTAATAAGTTTAATGTTTTCCTCCCAACAAGCAACGTGAAGATAGATCAAAATCTACTCAAGTCCAAATCCACACCACACATGACCGTTCCCACCccgcctttctttttctctcctctctctctctctctctctctctctctacccccctttctttctctctctctctctctctctctctctatgaccAAACACGATGACCAATCGTCTTACaatatcttttatcttttatctctttAACTGCTTTAGTATATATTAAATAGAAGTTACTACACTCGCATAATTTATCTTCTTATACAAAAGCACATTATTATATCTTCCGTCGAAgagttttaattttcttaaaacaacCAATCACCATTGAATGAATAAGACTGGTATCTAAACCtcaatgaaaaattcaaaaaatcaaataaccacCAACGGAAATGATCCTAAAATATAAACTTTAGTACTTCAAAAGTTGTGAGTTTTATAATTGTAGAAATTTTATGATGTGATATTAAAGCGTGTGTTTAGTTTGACTTTCAACTACATCAAAAGCCTTGTTCGAATTTCCCGTTGAggataaaaattatatttaataaatgatgtGTGAAAGTATTCTAATTCTTAGATGAGTGAAAATCTTTGACTAATGTCCAAAAAAAGTCTGGTTTCATATTAAAAACGGAAATCGCAATTGACACCATCTCTCCtaagtcctaaatatgattttatttatttatttatttaacatcCGCCCTTCCAAAAGCagattctctttttaatttccaGTTAAAGCTACTAAGTACAAACAATTAAAGATAGCTTTAATCCAAAAATTGACTGATAATTTATATTAGAAGATACTAAAAAACACTCGTTCCataaattgaatgaaaaatacGACAAAATAGTCAGAATGGTATGGACTCCACAAATGATAGAACATTTTCATTAAGCTCCGTCTGTCAACAGGAaggaagaacaaaaggaaagaacaaaaaaatttcaattttaaaaaattatccaagtcAGTACCAATCATTCTATGTGACACCACCAATGTTCATGTTAGCGATTTTTACTAAAATTGATCGGATTGACtccaattgataaaatatgaaataatttagaaattaattaactTTATCGAAAGGCAAGCGCAATAAATTTGGAACTCTTTGggataattttcccatattaaaagaaattaacttCTTTGGTCCTGATGCTAATCGGACAGATTATAAAATGCAGTGGCAACACGAAGACTCGAATTTCCTTTCTCCGTCTTGCCCTGTTATTTGTCATCATTAACAAGTAGTCCGAGGTTCAAAGCCCCTCTATTAAATCACGACAATATATGCAATCTTAGATACCTTTGCCAGCATATTCTAGCTGGTTTACTCAAGATCTTTCAAGGTATAATCGACAAAAACGCTTAAGCCGACGAAACATATTTCCAAGACCCTTTTTTCCTAACGGCCCAGCACAGGCCCAATCGTGTCAATGGTGGTGCTGTACATCAATCTCAAAGCCTAgtgacacggcccacggacgATCATAATCCAAGAACATCCAAGTGATGAGACTGTGCTAGCTCACGAGCTGCCCATGAACGATCTGTAAATGACCCTTGATCAATGTGAGAGTTGGCCCACGCGCAATGTGGGACAAACCCGTGATCATTAAGCTCTCTTGTGTTAGGCGGCTCTGCCATTTCTTCTTACATGCGCCCCATGAGTCTTCACCAGGCCTAGGGCCATCAAGGAGCCTAATGTACAAACTTGTAATGATGATATAGATTCAAATACCGCCATTGAATTGGAGAAGGGATCAATAGCTGGGATTAGACTCGACCTTGTATAATATGAAACCCTCCCTTTTACTGTATTAAGCTTGATCACAAGTAGAAATACTACACTCCTTTGCTCCATATAGTCCTTATGTTCGAGTGTGGGATCATCTAGCCTATAGAGATCTTGTACTCACTCGCGAAACACTTCATtgtcttcaaataaaaaattatccaaaaagttttaaacctattatatgataACTAATTCAGTATttaacctttcaattttgtcaattcaatcctaaattatTTGACAACTTGtcgattcaatcctaaacttttcatttgtgtttattttgtcctaaaccttttaacgaattactaatttagtcattatggctaattttggcttaaCGTTGATGACTTGGTGGCCTAGTTAGTGCTCGTAGTCTTACGTGACGTGACCAACACTAACATGgagaaatttttaaattttttttatttattgattgatttattattttattttattttttattgtttcccTCTTTTGGCCATAGAGGCCCTGTGGAGCTTACAACCTCCGCCGGCCACTGAGTAAGGGTTGGTGACCCCACTCAGCCTAGGTAAGGGCATTGTgagccctcacctaggccaTCACCACCATAGCAAGGGCGAGCAAGCGCCAGTATGCCATCACCAAATCTTGTGGGGTCGCAACCCTCACTTGCAGCTGGCAAGGGCTACAAATCCCTCACCCATGGTTTGCCCAAGGTCGCCAACCCTTGCTCAATGGTCAATGAAAATTACTAGCAATTGACCAATAGCTAGCGGTTCCACTGAtcctctataaaaaaaaaaaaataagggaaaaagagaataaaatatgacaaatcaataaaaaaatcaataaaaaaattattcacattagcACCGGCCATATCATGTAGGATAGTCTATGCTAATTGGGCCAACATGTTAATAACGCTTGGCCAAAATTAGTTTaaaggattaaattagcaattcgttaaaagatttaagacttaattgaaaatcgttaaaaagtttaggattaaaatggtacaattaaaaaaattaggattgattAGCAAATTACTAAagtatttaagattgaattggctaacatacaataaatttatgactttttgatcaatttattGTCTTTGACATATTACatgaagatttttatttttttcagtgTAAGGATTACGTCCATCAAACAATTCATCGAGTGGTGATAATAAATGCCTAATTGGGTAATGAGAGGTCTCACATGGATTCGATCTACTATGAATTCAATCATTGGATAAAGTGAGATTCCCGTGAGTTACAACAATCCAACGGATGAGATTTATTTGGTTCATCAGTACAAAGCTTACTCTATTGCTTTGGGGGAGTCATGGCcccaaaatcttaatttctaaTCCTCATTGCTCTCCAAAAGATTTGGTTGATTCATAGAAATGGCTTAGGCTAGGACGATGGGCCTCCATGCCTCTGCATACATCCATGTCGAAACAATGAATACTCCCGTCGAACATCCAACGATCGATTCCCCATGACATGATTCGTGTTCTTTTCCCCTACCACCATTTCCATCACTTCAAATCTAATCCAAAACCAGCAGACGCATGCTACGGCGGAAACCTTTGTGAGCAAGAACTCATCGAACGGACTACAAATCAAACACGGGTCGAGATAAATCCGAATCACTATTCGCGTGGATTCCATGATGAAACTCATGTCGTAAATTTCCGAAACTCAGTTGGAACGAGAGCGTTActgaaaaacattttatttgacAAAACACATCAGTCATTACATAAGATGCACGTCCAGCATGTCATCGGACTAAAAGCAAAGCAGCAAATACAAAAGTCCtatcgttattttttttttcctctaatatGATTAGACTGGACGAGAAGGACGAATCAACCAGCACGCCCTCGCTCCGATCCGACGCCGTTCGCCTGCaagaaccaaacgcaccctcaGATCTGACAGATGTACAAAGGGATAAACAGAAACGGCCATCAGTAGGGTAATGATACGTTTCTCTCGATCTATGATGCCTCGGATGAACGGAATGAACGTGAAATATAACCTGACTGCGAAACGGGGGGGCCTCAGTCGCtgtcgctgctgctgctgtcgTGGCCGTGCCCGTCCTCGTGcttcttgtccttcttcttcttcttgtccttcttctcGTGACCCTCCTTGTCATGCTGGTCGCTGCCGCCGTGAATCTTGTCCTTGATCTTGTCGGAGAAGCCTCCCTTGTGCTCCTCCTTGTGCTCGCCCTTGTGCTCGCCTTCCTTGTGGCCTTCTCCCATGTGGAGGGTGTGCTCGCCCTTGTGCTCCTCCTTCTTGTGCTCGCCTTCCTTGTTGCCTCCTCCCATGTGAAGGGTCTCCTCGATCTTGTGGATGATTCCCGCcattctcttttctccttcttcttcttcttcttcttctcgctcTATATGGGTTTGATCCGATGAGAAGAAAGATGGGATTTGATTCTGGTTTGCCCTGGGCTGgctcccctatttataggcggaAGCGAGTGCTCAAAacggagaaagaagaagacgacgacgccGTAGGAGGAAGATATCACGAGCCTTATCCTATCTTATTTTTCGGAAAACTTATGTTTTTAAATATCATCATCCGTGGTGACTACGCGTACACGGCGTGTAGTTACAGATAGGGTAGATTCTCGACAAataatatatttccaaaaaagaaagagaacacgCTTGATAATTTTTTGGAGAATTTTGGTTTTTGTAATTTCACGCTCATTTGAGTTGAATGTACATGAGAATTTGCCGCATGTGATATTCCACGCGGAAGCTGTCCCATCCACGGGACAAACGTAGCACCACGGTTGATTAAAATGCAAGCATTTCTTCTTTATCTAgccaaattgataattttcaaagGATAAGGGATCCAAGATGTCGATTTTTAGAGGACTTTGCTATCGTGATTGATTTTCATATTGGAATTTTGTTAATCAAAATCTCGGAAACACCTGTCAAATGCATTTCATTTGGGACAATCAGGGTGTCGAGGCGCCAATCGGTCATGCCACGAGATAGAATATTTCAGGTAAAGTGTAGATGTCGGTAAGCGATAAATATATAATCTTCCGATTTCTTTTATTGGTGCGAAATCTGTGGATGTAGACAACGCTCGCGCGCATCCGACACGTGTAAAGACATCGTCCGGACTGAacgctgctctctctctcttccttccgcTTTCGGAAAGTTGTCGAGAACGCGTCAACTTTAGATTGTGGTTGCCGACAGTTTCAGAGGAAGATTTTTATTTCCCGCAACTTGGagcaattctttttctttcctattatttatttagatgACCTATTATTCTATAAATAATCGGGAAAATTAAAACGATGCTAGGAAACTTTTGGAAAATTAGAAGGGAAGCAAAGCATTGCTTAAGAGAAGCACGTgaaattctaaataaatattcaaGATATTCGACACTTAATGAAAATTCCTcaaacaattatttaaaaatcaaacatttctcaaacattgcaaattaaactaaaaaataaactgaaaaataaatgaaataataaaggaCAAAAATTCACGCATTCAATCCGAGTGTCGTACTTATATCCGCATGAGGagtcaataataataaatagttaattataataaaaaaatcacaattaaaatcgTCCTACATATTCAagtattttcatatataaattaaactcaaacttaaatatttacaaataaaaCAACTCAATTAAATATAAGATTATTGCACAAAATCATCGGAAGCCTTTTCACACGGGCGAAAATCAAGAACGTTAGGAATCCacaaactttttcttttatatgttCACACCGCTACAACGGGAGAGAACAAAAGCGACAAAGCAAACCCTTGCTTttgttcctttctctctttacCCTTGGATAAGTCAAAAAAACAAACTCTTTGGACCAAAGTAAGTCCTAAAACTGCTTCGTCAGCCTGAAGAAAAATGCGAATCTCGACAACCTTAGGATATTAACAATCAAGAGGGTACTTTTtccttgaggaagaaaaagatacaGAGGGAATTGATGAAGTTGGACATGTCAGCACtaatatgttaaaaaaaaagaagcaatccTATCAGCCTATTAAGATTATCAGACAAGCAGGATGGCCCCAATTTGGAGCTTTATATGGTGAAGTTACCTATAATAGACACTAATGATCCATGCACTACCCCACTTTACAagagggagaattaccaaaaatttctaaacttaTCGCAAtcgtgtcaattcagtcatattttttttttccaatttagtcataaaaattttataattgtatCAACTCAATTCACCCAATCAATTTTAGCTAGCCAATGCCCACCATTTGACTAGTGCTAATGTagcgattttttaaaataattttttatttttccttttatttttcctcttcttccttcaggATAATTCACAGGGTCCACCGCACAAGTGAAAgattgatcttcttctttttacttatTTCTTATTCAATCAATATTGCATATTGATCCAGACGAGTTGAATTTGGTAAACACctcaaattcaagacataatttaacaatatgACAAGTGCTCTCAAGTTGGGACACCATGAGAGCGTGATTCtcaaatataaattgaaattacaagtactaatgaataaatataataaaataaaaatcattttaaatgtGCCTTATCCTCTTTAAATTTAGTTTAGAGTCGGATTCTGCTATTTGTCTCAGTAGATCGATCGTGGGCATGACGGCCTGCATAAGCTCTCACGAACCCACAAGCTTAAATCATATTCGGACAAATTTAAATAAGACTATCAAAGCGTCACaagatttatgacaaatttgtttAGCTTCAGCAAATTCTCCAAAAGTTTGTATAGCGTGAATTCACGTAtcaaattttatatatgttgtgaaaatttcaaatgatgtgTATTAGGAAAAGTCAGCGCATCTGTCTTGAGATTAAGatcaagcaaaaaataaaaataaaatgactatCCAAACACACCCAtatttgagaaaagataaaaagtaaaaatcaatccaaacacATGCTTACGGAATTCGAGTACATGATCGTAATGCTAATTTGCTCACGAGCATCTAATACTGGCGAAGGCAGGGGCTGTAAATACCAAGTGGAGGACAGGTTTACGGCAAAGGAAACGAGCATATGACCAAACACCAGTTCATTATTTCCTTTCGTTTTCTTGGCCAAACCAGCTGATTAGGGCAGAAAATTAATCAGCCAAATAAATTTCATCCTAGTGGATGATAGCATATAGAGCAACTAGAGTATCAAGTTAGGTCCAGTTCATGCATTAGTTACTTGTTAGCAAAGTCGGCACAGATCAACATCAGAGCGGGATCGTTGATCGGGGGAGACTGGAGACAAAATGCGCCGAAGCTACCAGAGCAATAAGACCTCCCTTAATAGCGGCTGGATCAATACTCAAGTACTCACATGCAAAACGAAGTCGATAGTAATGATCTAGATTGGCTGAGACTGTAGACAACCTGATGGGCTAAGCTGCAAGCATCCATGAGTTCTACTGGTTGCTTCCTATTATATGCCGAACCTCCTCAAGTGCACCAAACAGTGCATACCGGAGATGGACCTCTCGCGCTACTTCTTTACTAATTTCCTCTAGCCTTCTCCAAGTCAGGAAGATCTGCAAAACAGGGTGGTGCATGATTAGAAATGAATAACTTCGTCCTCTTGTCCAGGTGAACCAGCAGTAGCAATCAAGGCTAAGGGAAAGGCCATTGTTGACTAACAGCGATAATGGAGCAAAGGTCACAATACAGATTCTTTCCTTTATCATATGATAGAGAAGGATTGGCTTATTCAGACACAAGCAATCGCAGTAGGTACACATGCACCTACATATTTA
The nucleotide sequence above comes from Eucalyptus grandis isolate ANBG69807.140 chromosome 2, ASM1654582v1, whole genome shotgun sequence. Encoded proteins:
- the LOC104425291 gene encoding dehydrin HIRD11, with the translated sequence MAGIIHKIEETLHMGGGNKEGEHKKEEHKGEHTLHMGEGHKEGEHKGEHKEEHKGGFSDKIKDKIHGGSDQHDKEGHEKKDKKKKKDKKHEDGHGHDSSSSDSD